A single Mycobacteriales bacterium DNA region contains:
- a CDS encoding VOC family protein, whose product MLDNRSMPPSAVIPVLSCPDVAGASAWLRQAFGFLERLAIGEHRIQLSYGSGSLVLAAGPAEPATVMVRVEDADAHCARARAAGARIVAEPADQPYGERQYTALDPVGHTWTFSQTIADVDPESWLT is encoded by the coding sequence ATGCTGGACAACCGTTCGATGCCGCCGTCCGCGGTCATCCCCGTGCTCAGCTGCCCGGACGTGGCCGGCGCCAGCGCCTGGCTGCGGCAGGCGTTCGGCTTCCTGGAGCGGCTCGCGATCGGCGAGCACCGCATCCAGCTGTCGTACGGGTCGGGCTCGCTGGTGCTCGCCGCCGGCCCGGCCGAGCCGGCCACGGTGATGGTCCGGGTCGAGGACGCCGACGCGCACTGCGCCCGGGCCCGGGCCGCGGGCGCCCGGATCGTGGCCGAGCCGGCCGACCAGCCGTACGGGGAGCGGCAGTACACGGCGCTCGACCCGGTCGGGCACACCTGGACGTTCTCCCAGACGATCGCCGACGTCGACCCGGAGTCCTGGCTGACCTGA